ATTAGTTTCAAAAGTTAGGTAATCTTGGAAGAGGTTTGGATCCCTAGCCTAAGAGCTATCCAAACTTTATCCAAACCACACATTTTCGACAAGATCCATGTCAGACAAAGATATCTCGTATTGGCTAATGAAGAGTTAAAGTTTAGTGGCTTAAAGAGATCTCAAGGAATCGTCAATACTTACTCTAACTTTACTCTAACTTTTATGATACGTTTGGGGAGATTTAACATTCCCCTTGCCAAAGCTCCTAGATAAAAAGAAAGTTCTTAATGGAAGAGGCGAGGTTGTTACTTGGTCAGATTCAAATGTAGGCAAATACTTCTACAGGGAAAAGATCTCAGGTCAGAAAAGGTATCGAAATAAATTAATACCCAATGCCAACACCATGGATGAAGCAGTCTCCATGTGCATGGATATTGCAATTCAACTAAGAGAAGAAGATCCTCACCATCTATCCAAAGATGCAAACCCTAAAGAAAAGATCTCGACTGAATCAACTCAAGGACTTTCATTGGTTGAAAGAGAGGAGAAATTACTAAGAAGAAAAGAAAGATTAGCCAGAGAAGAGAGAAAAAAAGAGCGACCAAAGATGACGACAGAGAAAGCCTTAGATGACTGGCTGGCTGGACAGAAGAAACGAGTTGATGCTGGAACCTTTGAAGAGAACAGTTACTTAGCTAAATACCATGCAGCTCTTCATCTCAAAAGCTATCTCAAGTACAAGAAAATATTCTTTACCTCTCAGATATCAACAGGTACATTTGACGAATATATCGAATTCAGATTCCAGAAAACTCAAAGAAGGATTGTCATCCACAGAGAACTAGCAGTCATAGGTGAATGGATCAAAAGCTACCTAGTCAGATTCAAATATATTCCAGCTCATCTATGGCTTGATGGTCAGTTCTTACCACGTATTGAAGTCAGACAAATAGATAAAGATGCTAACCCTGCTATCAATCCAGACGACTGGAAAGTCATCCTTGATTACACAAGGGATTTGTGGAGGAAACAGGCTTACGAGCCAACTCTAATGACGACGAGCAATCAATTTCATAAGAACATTAATACACAAAGAAAGTCTGAGAAAAAGAGTATCTGGTTTAGAGAAATGTTCTGGCATTGGATATTAGTTGCAAAGAAAACAGGTATGTCACCCGAAGAGATTTGCAAACTTAAATGGAAGAATGTCGAGATTAGAGATGTTGGAAGATATAGCCAGTCCAAGGCAGAGCAAGAGATATATGACCTAGAGCAAGAGGGTATTGAAGTTATCCCTTCTCTCCACGATCCGAAGTCTGGAGATTGGATTGCTGACCCTAGCCACATAGGAAGAGAGGAACGATTAATCGCTTACATCTCAACCATCAGAAAGAAAACATCCCAGCCTAGAGAAATACCATGCAACCTTGGAACCGAATTCAGAAGATGGATGAAATTCTTGAAGACATCAGGGTATGTAATCCGTGGAGATGACTATGTCTTTGCTCAGGTTCACAACGAAATGAAGCAACCAAGCCAAGCCAGAATCAGGCAAGCTTGGAGAAAGATTGTTGATGGATTAATGCTTGAAGGGAAGCTAAAGGGTCATAAATTCTCAGATCGTAAGTACACCCTTTACAGCATGAGGTCTACATTTATTGAAGACCACTTACTCAAAGGCACAGATATTTTTCTGCTTGCGAGAGTGTCTGGTCATAGCGTAAAAACGCTAATGGATACGTACGAAAGAATGGATATTAGAGAAAGAGCAAAAGAGCTAACAGATATTGACTACGGAAAGAGAAAGAATGCACCTCAGATCATCAACTTATTTGAGGAGTAAGAGTCAAATTCTTAACTCGACACACAGATACGAGCATGAAATATATTCAAGACCATTATTTTCATTATAGAGCTGATGAGTCCACGGAGATACTTGGTAAAGGTAGAAAGAATAAGCCAGCAGAGGAAAGTTTGAGGTGGATTCGGTCTTCTTGAATAGAATTCAAGAAGCAATGAGTCTTAACTATTCATACAAGAATAAATATCAAATTCAAGTTGAATCCAATGGCTTTGTTCTGAACTTATTCCCCATAATTCACCTCGATCTGAAGCTTCTAAAATGGATCTATAAAATTCTGGAATATCCTTTGACATTGTTTTAGTTGATTGTTGAAGCAGAAATATTCTCCTCACAAACAGCATCTCCTTCTTCACAGACAACCTCAGCTTTGTCTAAGTGTGAGCTACAACCCATCGCCATAACTGGTGATACACCAAGAACTGTGTGTAGAGTAGTTGCCGAAAACAGAAGGTAAGGAATGATTTTTTTCATAGCCAGCTTTAGATTTTCATCAATGATCTATCAACTAATTACCAACTGTGAGGTTTCAATGTTCGGTTAACTACTTAAAGCAGATAGGAATAGAAACTATTTATGAATAAACTACTCCCAATAAAAGTAACTTATAGAATCAGAGTTACTGATTTTGGCATCCCTCCTATCTATTGATCGACAAATAAATCAAGGAACATGAGTCACTTCCAATTTACTGATGAACAATTTATCGAGATCAGAGAAATCTGGAGAGATATCAATTCTCAATGCAAATTGCTGCAAGAGCAAACTGGTTGTCCTGATAGCGAGATAGTCAAAATGATTGACTCTGCGAAGAGTTATTGGGAAAACAAGAGTTAAAAAAAACTATTTACGCACTCAATTTTTTCCAGATCACCTCAGATTCTTTGATCAAGTCAATAGCCTCATCTCTACCAAGTATCTTTTGTGCATCATTCATTAACTGTATGTATCTAAGCCTTAGTTCTTGTTTATTCATGAGCTGCATTTGTATTTCATGCAGAGATTTCTCACTAAGTGCAACATTATGTTTATTAGGTGAGTGCGAAAAATTTAAAGAGGCATTGTGATGGCTCATTAGAATGAATTTGATTAACTTCTTAGCGAGGGAGGGAAATTGCTATGCAAAACAATTTCCCTAGCTCTAGTTGGGTGTCAAAAAGGCGCTTTGCAAAACCTTTTTAAGCACTTGCAGGTGATTGATCAACCCACACAACGTATTAAATATTTTGGCTAGTCAACTTAGCTATTGAGTTGATTAACCGGTACGGTTTTCCTAATTAAAGGTTGGAACTTGAAGTGTTGCAGCTTTCAGTCCTTCAGGGTAGACATTGAATGATGTTGTCCACTCACAAAATTCTTGGCTAACTGCATAACTATCTTCATACCTCTGTAACTCATCGAGGTAATTCACTCTCTGAGTAGCCCATGCAATAATGAGTCTTTGACTAATATCCATCAATAAATCTTATTCAAGCCAAAAAAGTACCGTGGTTATTACTTGTTAAATCAATATGAAAAGAACATTCAAACGAAAGCTTTTTTATACCTAATTAGTCACGACTAAATCAACTTTTAGATAAAATTACTTTTTAGTTCACAATCTTGTTTAACTTTAAAGAGTGGAGACGATAAATCTAGTTTGGTTCAAAAAAGACTTAAGAACATACGATAATGAAGCACTTTATGAAGCGCTAAAAACTGAAAATGTAATACCAATTTTTGTTGTTGAGCCAGATCTTTGGAAACTTCCTGATCATTCTTCAAGACAATGGGAGTTTGTACGAGAATGTTTAATTGATTTAAACAACTCATTAAGTGATATTGGTTTGAAATTAATTATAAGAGTTGGGAATATTCAAGATGTAATTAAAGAGTTTACGAAAAGGTTTCATGTTAAAGGTATTTATAGTCATGAAGAAACCGGCAATGAATGGACATTTAAACGTGATCAAGATCTAAGGCGTTACACAAAAAACGAAAACATAAATTGGTATGAATACAGACAATTTGGTGTTTTTAGAGGTCTTAAAACACGCAAAAGTTGGTCTCAGAAATGGGAACAACATATGTCAGAGGAACTCATCAATGATCCCAGAAGAGTAAATTATTTTATTGATATTCCAAGTCATAATTTACCATCATCTAAAAGTCTAAAGTTAAATTTAGATAAATGTAGTCATCGAATTCAAGGAGGAAGAAAGCAAGGGCTTCATAAACTGGATGAGTTTCTGAAATACAAAATAGATAATTATCAATATTCTCTATCAAGTCCTTTAAAAGCATTTGATGGATGTTCTCGCTTATCGCCTTACTTAACTTGGGGGTGTCTATCAATTAGAGAGGTAGTCCAAGCAATTAGAAAAACCAAGAAAAGAGGATCCAGCGCAATTGACTCAAGATTACATTGGCATTGTCATTTTATTCAAAAGCTTGAATCAGAGCCTGAATTAGAAAATCGTGAGTACCACCCACACATGAGTGGTATCAGGGTGTCAAATCCAATTTTTTTAGAAGCATGGAGTAGAGGTCTAACTGGGATACCTTTTATAGATGCATGCATGAGATCCCTAAATAATCATGGTTGGATTAATTTTCGAATGAGAGCAATGCTTATGTCATATGCTAGCTACCAACTATGGCTGCCATGGCAAGAGAGTGGTTTATGCCTAGCACGCAAATTTATTGACTACGAGCCAGGAATTCACTGGACACAATGCCAAATGCAATCGGGTACGACATCGATTAATACGATTAGAATTTATAACCCAATTAAACAAGGATATGATCATGACCCAGAGGGAATATTTATTCGAACTTGGGTAAAAGAATTACAATACCTTCCAAGCAAATTCATCCATGAACCATGGGAAATTGATCTATTTCGTCAAAATGATTCATCATTCGTTCTTGGAAAAAATTATCCATTACCTATTGTGGATCCAATTATTAGTACAAAGACAGCACGAGCAAAGCTAAAAGAGATACGAAATAAACCAGACTTCTTTGACATCGCTAAAAATATCCTCGAAAAACATGGCTCAAGAAAAAGGAGAAAGTCAAAGTTAAAAAAGAACCAAAACAATCCCAAGGGACATAATCAATTAACCCTCAAGCTTTAAAATTACAGAACATATGAGTCCACTGAGATCCTTGGTAAAGGTAGAAAGATTAAGCCAGCAGAGGAAAGTCTTAGATGGATTGGATCCAATTAAGTTCACAATCGTCAACTATTTAAGTGCCATATTAGACATTCCTAGGAATCCAAATTCCTGAATTATACTTTCTAGATTATCTAGTGATCATCTACTAATTTTGTGTAGTGGTAAAAAATTGTTTCTTAAGTTATTTATGTAGTATTCGCTACTAAACGATTATGGATTTAACAAGATTTTATTCTTTGAACTTTCTTGGGCGATTGTTGCTAAGTGCAGTTTTTATAAATGCAATACCAGGTAAAATAACAAACTTTGCTGCTCAAGCTGAATACATAACAAACAGAGGGTTTCCCGAGCCAGTTTCAATGATAATGATGGTAGGTGCAATAGCTTTACTTCTTGGTGGTACTGTCCTGTTGATCTTCACAGAACGGATCAAACTCGCTTGTTCACTACTTTTAGTTTTCTTGGTGCCAGCCACAATAATTTTTCATTTGATACCATTTCAACTTGTAGCAGTGGCACGAAACCTATCTTTAATTGGAGGATTGTTAGTTGCCATAGAAAAATCCAAATAACTAATATCGATTCACTATTCAAAATCTTATGGGCTGACTTGAGTCAGTCCTTTTTTTAATGAAAAAACTCCACTTAATTATTGTATGTTTTTGGTTCTTTCAGCCCATCATCGCTAAAGCTAAGCCTGTAAAAGGGATTAGCGACTTTGATGGAGGCTTCAAAGGTGTTGAGAGAATCACTTTTGAATGTCCCGTCAACAACGAAAGAAATATACAAAGAAGTAATGACGAATTTGACGGTCAACAACCAAAAGAAAAATGTTGGGTTGATTTTCACCCAACTTATTTGAATGTTATGAACAAACAGGTGATAAATAAAAAAGATGTAATTAGCTTTTGGCAATCTCCTCCTCAATCAGGCAAGTGTTGTGCAAGTTGGAATTTAATTTATAAGGATGTTGAAGGAAAGAATAAAATCTTATCTATGAGAAAAAAAGAATTTCCATTCCCACTCACAAAGAGAAAATTAAAAATACTTGGCACACCATCAAACATTATCAATCGTTGGCTAGCTCAATAATCATGAATCAATTTAAAAATTTATTCCCTTTTATCGCTGTTATTGGAGTTTTCTTCTTGGCTAGTAATTCGCCTATGTGGAAACAAATGGTCGAAAACGAAATCAAATCTATACCTGTAAAGGAATTTAAATAGTTAGAGAATGTAGCTGTTCCAGTGAAAGAAGTACGCTTACGCCAACCATTAGCAAGGACGAAGAAACCTTAAGTTCTTTTGCCATTTTGGAGAGGTAACTCTTGATTTATTTGTATCGCACGCATTTTTAGGGTTCCGCATCCTCCGATACATTTTTGCAGCAGCAGCAATAAAAGAAGAGAGGCTATTTGCCCCTCTCTAACCGAATCTTTTATTTGATCTAAGCTTTAACGCTTCTTGTAGATAATGTGATCTTATTTCTTTTATATGCGGTTGGTTTTCAGCTCTATCAACTGGCATTGTTCTGGAAGCCTTTACTAATTCGAACGCATACCTATGAGTTTCCTTGTGAGAATCCATAGTCGAAGTAGGGATCTGTAAAAGGCATCTTGGGCAAAACGATAATGATTGTCAATGTATAAATAAAAGTTGAGTATTAATTCCAGAGGTTATTTACCTAGTACTGGTTTTTGAGATAGAGACGTTATTTGCCTCTCTTGTTAGTAGTTTTTCTAAACCTGCAAAGATCGCAGTTGTCTTTTTGAGGAATGGTGAAAGGAGTAAAGAGTTTCATAAGCCCTCCTATTGCTACATCTTTGGTCTACTCCTTCTTTTGGCTTGTAGGGAGTAGGAAAACACTACTTAAATTGACGTAATGGCGGCTTTAACTTCTTATTGTTATTTGTTATAGTTTTTACACGTTCGCTCTAGTTATGGGGTGCATGAGATGGAAGTAAGGAACGGGATTTCCACCAATTAAATAGGTCATGAACAACCTAGTTTTAACCAAAAAGCGAATCGAGAAAGCAGAAAGGCTTCACGCTGCTCAACTTGCAACATTTAAGAAAGGAGTATTTACTTCTTACAAACCTTCAATTTTTGAAGAAAGACAAAAGCAAGCTCGTGAAGAAATTGCAGCAATGGATTCTTAATTCAAAATTTAATTGTTGACAGTCGATCGCTAGGGGGCAATTTGCCCCCTTTTTCATGCCATCCACCGCCTAACTTTTGAAAGATTGGAAAGCCCTACCCCAACCGAACTTTAGTTATAGAGAA
The sequence above is drawn from the Prochlorococcus marinus str. MIT 1013 genome and encodes:
- a CDS encoding FAD-binding domain-containing protein, encoding METINLVWFKKDLRTYDNEALYEALKTENVIPIFVVEPDLWKLPDHSSRQWEFVRECLIDLNNSLSDIGLKLIIRVGNIQDVIKEFTKRFHVKGIYSHEETGNEWTFKRDQDLRRYTKNENINWYEYRQFGVFRGLKTRKSWSQKWEQHMSEELINDPRRVNYFIDIPSHNLPSSKSLKLNLDKCSHRIQGGRKQGLHKLDEFLKYKIDNYQYSLSSPLKAFDGCSRLSPYLTWGCLSIREVVQAIRKTKKRGSSAIDSRLHWHCHFIQKLESEPELENREYHPHMSGIRVSNPIFLEAWSRGLTGIPFIDACMRSLNNHGWINFRMRAMLMSYASYQLWLPWQESGLCLARKFIDYEPGIHWTQCQMQSGTTSINTIRIYNPIKQGYDHDPEGIFIRTWVKELQYLPSKFIHEPWEIDLFRQNDSSFVLGKNYPLPIVDPIISTKTARAKLKEIRNKPDFFDIAKNILEKHGSRKRRKSKLKKNQNNPKGHNQLTLKL
- a CDS encoding DoxX family protein produces the protein MDLTRFYSLNFLGRLLLSAVFINAIPGKITNFAAQAEYITNRGFPEPVSMIMMVGAIALLLGGTVLLIFTERIKLACSLLLVFLVPATIIFHLIPFQLVAVARNLSLIGGLLVAIEKSK